The following nucleotide sequence is from Mucilaginibacter sp. cycad4.
AGCCAATAAAGCTATCTGATTGCCGTGTGTCATTATTGAACTTGGCAAGCCTTAATGCCGAAAATACCGGTAAAAGAAATGCAACGAAATTTAACAGATGACTTACGCTATCTATTTGTGGCGCTTTTAAAAACAGCTCGTACATGATAACCGAAGGCAATACGCCAAAGCTTACCATATCGGCCAGTGAGTCGAGATCTTTACCTATAAATGAGTAAGAATTTAAAACCCTTGATGCAAGGCCGTCAAAAAAATCAAATATTGAGGAAAGAAAAATGGCGTAAGCAGCCACTATGAGGTTACCCTGGAAAGCGAAAACTATGCCTATGCAACCGCTAAAAAGGTTGGCGCAGGTAATAGCATTTGGAAGGTGTTTTTTGACGCGTCTCTTCATTTCGCCATCGAAGTTATCAGGAATTTATTAAGTAATAATGAAGTTACAAATAATATTCTACTTACTTATAACTTCATTATCGCTAAAATATTACGAATTCATCGAAATCAGAAATTCTTCGTTAGTTTTTGTGCCCCTTATTTGAGCCTGTAAAAACTCCATTGATTCCTGCGAATTCATATCAGCAAGGTGGTTGCGAAGGATCCAGATACGCTGAAGTGTTTCACGGTCAAGCAGCAAGTCGTCACGACGGGTACTTGAAGCGGTGATATCGATAGCCGGGAAGATGCGTTTGTTTGATAATTTACGATCCAGTTGCAGCTCCATGTTACCGGTACCTTTAAATTCTTCAAAGATAACCTCGTCCATTTTTGAACCGGTTTCGGTAAGTGCAGTAGCAATGATGGTTAATGAGCCGCCATCTTCAATGTTACGGGCGGCACCAAAGAAGCGTTTAGGCTTGTGCAGGGCGTTTGCATCAACACCACCTGATAATATTTTACCTGATGCTGGGGCAACAGTGTTATAAGCACGGGCTAAACGGGTGATAGAATCAAGCAGGATCACTACGTCATGACCGCACTCTACCATGCGTTTTGCTTTTTCAAGCACAATGTTGGCAATTTTTACGTGGCGCTCAGCAGGCTCATCAAAAGTGGATGAAACAACTTCGGCGCGTACGCTGCGGGCCATATCGGTAACCTCTTCCGGGCGTTCGTCTATCAGTAATATAATAAGATATACTTCAGGATGGTTTTTGGCTATTGCATTGGCCACATCCTTTAATAACATAGTTTTACCAGTTTTTGGCTGTGCCACGATCAAACCACGCTGCCCCTTACCAATTGGCGAAAACAGGTCCATAATGCGGGTTGAATAGTTGTTCGGATCGGTGAACAGGCTCAGCTTTTCAGAAGGGAAAAGCGGTGTTAAGTGATCAAAAGGAACGCGGTCACGCACTTCGGCAGGGATGCGGCCGTTAATAGCCTCAACACGTACCAGCGGGAAGTATTTTTCGCCTTCTTTGGGAGGGCGGATGCTGCCCCTTACAGTATCCCCGGTTTTAAGGCCAAATAATTTTATCTGCGATTGTGATACGTAAATATCGTCGGGAGAAGTAAGGTAGTTATAATCAGATGAGCGAAGGAAACCGTAACCATCAGGCATGATTTCCAAAACACCTTCATTTACAATTACATTATCAAAGTCGAGATTGATTGGCGGTTCCTGTGCTTTTTGCTGATTTTGATTATTGCTGTTAACCCTGCGCTCAAATTTTTGCGGGCGGGTTTCCGGAACAACTTCTTCTGTACGGGTAACTGCTTCACCGGCTTGCGGAGCTTCTGTTTCTGCCGTTACAGCAGGAACTTCTGTTTCCGGGTCTTCCTGTGACGGCTCATCATCCTGTGCATCAAAAAGATTGGTATCATCCAACGGAACTTCAATACGGGGTTTTGATGAATCTTTAGTTTTTATAACGCGGGCCCTTTTGCGGGGTTTTTCGGCGGTTTCTGCAGGTCCTTCACCTGGAGCGGGAGTTGGGGTATAGTTTGATTCAACAAGATTTTGCTGGGCCCTGGCGGCTTCAATCAGCTGTTGTTGTTCAATAATGCGGGCAACAAGCTGAGCTTTACGTAGTTCGTCGGCCTCAGCAATACCTAAATTTCTGGCAATTTCGCGCAACTCTGAAACGAGTTTGTCGTTCAATTCAATTTTATCAGACATGATATGAATTATAGTTCAATGGGATTTTTTAATTGTAATGTGTTTTCAAACGGCAAAAATTTCTATGCAAGTGTTAGAGCTTGACCACATGTAAAAACATATGAGGCTATAATTGAAAGAAATTGATCTTGAAACCTTGTTTTAGTAAACATCCAAACCCATGCAATATTATATATAAGTGATAATAAAAAGCGTGGTGATTTAAATTGTTTCTTTAGTGCAAGAAAAATTCAATGGAAAACGATGCAAGTGTAATCAATTATTCTTTAATTTCAAATTAATTAAATAAATATCACTTATATCAGAACACATAAGCCAAATTTTTAGTTTTTTTGACAATTAAAATATTATTCAGCAGCTGATGATGTCCCGCCAGGAGTTAATTGAACAGATCAAAAAAAAGAAATCGTTTTTATGTGTTGGGCTTGATCCCGATATCAACAAGATCCCCGAATTTTTAAGATCATATCCCGATCCTATACTTGAATTTAATAAACGCATCATTGATGCTACGCAGGATCTCTGTATCGCTTATAAACCTAATGCCGCTTTTTATGAAGCTTATGGCATAAAAGGACTGCAAAGCTTAATTGACACCTATAAATACCTGCCAAAAGATTGCCTGAGCATCATCGATGCCAAACGGGGCGATATTGGTAACACATCCGATAAATATGCAAAAGCTTTTTTCGATGAACAATCGGGCGGAATGAGCTTCGATGCCATTACCATTACGCCTTATATGGGCAATGACAGCGTTACACCTTACCTTGCTTATGATGGTAAATGGGTTATCATTTTAGCTCTCACCTCATCCGTAGGCAGTAAAGATTTTCAATATCTGCAAACTGGGGATGGATATTTGTATGAAAATGTAATAAAAAAAGCCAATACCTGGGCTGGTGCCGATAGGATCATGTATGTGGTAGGCGCAACCAAAAGTACCGAGTTCACCAACATCCGCGTATATGCCCCCGATAATTTCTTACTGGTACCCGGAGTGGGTGCACAGGGTGGAAGCCTGGAAGAGGTTTGCAAATACGGCATCACTAAAGATTGCGGCCTTATTGTAAACTCATCGCGCTCTATATTATATGCAGCTAACGGTGAGGATTTTGCCGATGCCGCCCGTGCCGAAGCGCTTAGTTTGCAGCAGCAGATGCAGGTGGAGCTGGAAAAGGCTGGTGTGATATAATATGTGCGCGCAAGTTCAAGCGTCCACGCTTACGAAAACGATTATTAATGGTGTAGTAAGCGTGGACGCTTACATTAGGAAATCATTCAAGCGTGGACGCTTGAACGTGCAATATTTGTTAACCTAAATCATAAATACAAATGCGTCGTACTGCAGCAACGGATGAACTTTATTTCGTTACCTTAACAGTTACAGACTGGGTTGATGTATTTACGCGGCGTATTTATAATGACTTCATTATTCAAAATCTTAAATATTGCCAGCAAAATAAAAAGCTAAATATTTACGCATATGTTTTAATGACTAACCATTTGCATATGGTAGCAAATGTTGAAGAGGGTTCGTTGAGCGATGTTCTTCGTGACTTTAAAACATATACATCAAAGGAGTTAATTAAATTGATCATTAATAATCCGTCTGAAAGCCGCCGTTCATGGCTGCTTAATGCATTTGAATTTTCTGGCCGGAGAAATCCTTTAAACAAAAATCACCAGTTTTGGCAGAATGGGAATCATCCTGTTTTGCTGTATTCGAATGATGTTATTCAACAAAAGATAGATTACATTCATGATAATCCAGTCCGTGCAGGCTTTGTAGGTTCGGCCCATGAGTATTGGTATAGTAGCGCAAATCCGGAGAGTCCTTTAGAGGTTATTTATTGAAAATACATGCAAGTTCAAGCGTCCACGCTTGAATTATCCAGAAAGTAAGCGTCCACGCTTACTTTTTAATGCTTGTCTGTTTTTGTAAGCGTGGACGCTTACATTAAAAGTTCATTCAAGCGTGGACGCTTGAACTTGCTGAGAGAAAATTAAAAAGCCCGAAGTTGTTAAAACTCCGGGCTTTTGTATGCTTTATGCCTTATTCAAAATATTCTTTCATCCGTTCAAAGAAACTTTTCTCGTTTTTGCCCGGATTAGGTTTAAAGTTAGGTGAGCTTTGCAGTTTTTCCAGGATCTCACGTTCTTCGCGACTTAATGCTTTTGGGGTCCAGATGTTGATATGTACTAACTGGTCGCCACGGTGGTATGAATTTACTTCCGGTAAACCTTTGCCTTTCAGGCGCAGGATCTTGCCACCCTGTGTTCCTGGATCAATTTTTATCTTGGCTTTGCCATCAATGGTAGGTACTTCAATAGATGTGCCCAAAGTAGCATCAACAAAATTTACATGCAGGTCATAAATTACGTTATTACCATCACGTTTTAATGTTTCATGAGGCACTTCCTCAATCAGAATGATCAGGTCGCCGGGCACACCGCCACGTGGGGCAGCGTTACCTTTGCCGCTCATGCTCAATTGCATGCCTTCGCTAACACCGGCAGGTACCTGTATGGTGATCAGTTCTTCACCTCTTACAACGCCATCACCATGACAAACAGTACATTTTGACAGTATGGTTGAACCTTCGCCGTTACAGGTAGGGCAGGTGCTGGTAGTTTGCATCTGGCCCAAAATAGTATTGGTTACCCTGCGCACAGCTCCGGAGCCACCGCAGGTTTTACAGGTTTGGAAAGATGATTTATCTTTTGCGCCACTGCCGTCGCAGGTTTTACAGATGATCTGTTTGTTAACCTTGATCTTCTTTTCGGCACCGTTAGCAATTTCTTCCAGGGTTAAACGCACTTTAATGCGCAGGTTGCTGCCACGGGCTACGCGCCTGCCACCACCACCACTTTGACGGCCACCACCGCCAAAGAAGCCTTCAAACGGACTGCCACCGCCAAAAATATCACCAAACTGGCTAAATATGTCGTCCATATTCATGCCACCGCCCCCATAACCGCCGCCATTTGGCGATGACGCGTTGGCCGCATGACCAAACTGGTCATAACGCTGACGTTTTTCAGGAGTGCTTAGTACTTCGTAAGCTTCGGCAGCTTCCTTAAACTTTTCTTCTGCCTCTTTATCACCCTGATTTTTATCGGGATGATATTTAATAGCCATTTTACGATATGCTTTTTTTATGTCATCAGCACTTGCGCCTTTCGCAACCCCAAGCACATCGTAATAATCTCTCTTAGCCATGTTATTTAATGTCGAATTAATGAGTTAGTGAGTTAGCGAATTATATGCGGCGTCCCAACCAATAATCCAAACTCATGATTTTGTTAGTAATGCAGAATGATTGATGGGGTAAAAAAGCGATTAAATCACTAATTCACTAAATCAATCATTCAATAATTAATTTACGCTCCCACTACCACCTTAGCAAAGCGGATCACTTTGTCATTCAGCGTGTAGCCTTTTTCCATTTCGTCCATTACCTTGCCTTTAAGGTCATCAGTAGGTGCCGGAATGTTGGTGATAGCTTCATGCAGATCGGCGTCAAAGGCATTGCCTATTGATGTCATTTCTTTCAGGCCTTTTTGGCCCAGTATATTTCTCAGCTTGTTTTGGATCAAAGTAACGCCCTCTTTAACAGGGGCAACTTCGGTAGCCTTATCCATGGCACGTTGTGCGCGTTCAAAGTCGTCAAGTACAGGTAGTAAAGCCACAATTACATCTTTGCCTTCGGTTTTGCGGGCTTCCTCGCGTTCTTTAATGGTACGCCTTCTAAAGTTATCAAATTCGGCATATAAACGCAAGTACTTGTCATTAGCCTGTGCCAGCTCATCTTTCAGCTTTTCTTCGGCTGTTGGAGCAGCAGTTTCCTGTTGGGGTTCTGTAGCCTCTGTTACCGGGGCTTGTTCCTGCCCTTCATCTTGTAATTGCTCTTTATTCACTTCGTTTATATTTTCAGTATTATCCGTATTTTCTTTCTTCTTTTTCTTCAACATATCGTTAAATTTCATAGCGAGTAGTGCCAATCAAGTATCTTGCCATAACCGCAAAGCGGTCAAGCTGTCAGTGGCATGAAGTAATTTTAAGTAAGGGTGACAGGTGAACCGTCAAATGGGCAAACCAGAACCATGATTCGCCTGATTTAAGGATGGCCTTGAGTTTTATACATCAGGGACATCCTTAAATCCTAAAAATCATGGTTGGGTTTATATCTCCACATCTTCCAAAACCTTACCATTTTCGCATTTGATAATGCGCGACGGGAAAGCGCGGATTATGTGATAATCGTGCGTGGCTACCAGTACGGCAGTGCCCGATTGGCTGATCTGTTTAAGCAGGAGTACTATTTCTTCAGATGTTTCGGGATCGAGGTTGCCCGTAGGTTCATCGGCCAGGATTATTTCCGGATCATTAAGCAGGGCACGTGCAATTACTACACGCTGCTGCTCGCCGCCCGAAAGTTCATGAGGCATTTTCTTTAATTTTGAGCGGAGGCCAACTTTTTCAAGCACGTCAAGAGCTTTATCAGCAATCAGCTTTTTATCGTTCCAGCCGGTGGCGCGCATTACGAAGTTCAGGTTTTGCTCAATGGTGCGGTCGGTAAGCAACTGGAAATCCTGAAAAACTATACCCAGTTTACGGCGCAGGTATGGAATGTCGCGGCTGGGCAGCTTGCTTAATTCATAGCCACAGGCATGACCGGTACCGGCTTTAATCCCTAAATCGCCGTAAATTACTTTCAGCAGGCTGCTTTTGCCTGATCCTGTCTGGCCAATCAGCCACACAAAATCGCCTTTATCAACATGTAAATCTACGTTTGAAAGTACCAGGTGCGCCTGTTGAAAAATATCAACGTTGTTTAGTTTTATTATAGAATTTCCTATCATCGTTTTTATAGTTCTAATTTTAAGATCTGCCCAAAAGGGAGGTCTTTGATAATATTCATGATCTGATCGGCCTTATCGCCCAACCCAACCTTGTCAAGCGATTTATCCGGCCTGTCAACCCTGAAATAAGCAAGCAGTGTAAACTTGTCATCCCGCAACTGTACATAATCGGGTATTTTGGCAACGCCTTTAACTTTTATGATATACATCTTTTTGTGTCATTGGGGCATTAAGTCATTAAGTCATTAGCCTATCGAACTTTTCAATGACTTAATGATCTAATGACACAATGACCTCACATTCCAAAGGTATTATTTATTTAAAGACTTGACAAAAATTCCATCGTGTCCACGCCATCGGCATAATCCCATAGTTTGGGCTGCTGGCTTTGGCCAAAACCCACTACCTGGCTTGTAACCTGTAGTGGTAGTGTGCTTACTATGCACTGGATATTTTCGGCATTCTGGTCGATCATGTTTTCCACCTCTGCCATGTCGCGGTAGTAGTTAAAAAACAATACTGACAGCGGAGATGTCAGCCTTTCATCTTCTTTAACCATCAAAAATCCGTTATCAAAATGTTTATCCCCGTTAACCAGGTAAATGGATTTGTTATAATCGTAATTATTGTTGTATTTATGGTGATTGATGATGGCTTTATGATCTTCTATCGATTCAAAAAAGAAAGTAAAATCATAGCCCTCAGGTACCAGTATTTTGGATACGTTACGACAGCCAAGCCCATAATAATCTAAAATATCATGCCCCAGATTGAAAAGATCTCCGGCAGTTTCCTTACCACTTAATACAGCAATGCTGTTCCGGTTTTTGCGGATGATATTAGGCACCTTGCCAAAATAATAATCAAAATAGCGCGAACTGTTGTTGCTGCCGGTAGCTATGATAGCATCAAAACCTTCCAGCCTGTCAACAAAGCTAAAACTACCTGCAAAATCAGCATCAATGGCTACCAGTTTTTCCAATACAGCTTTGATGAGCCGTGCATCTTGTGATGAGGCTTTAATAAGCGCCTTGTTACCGGAAGCAATAACACAAAGTACATCATGAAAACCTACCAGCGGAATGTTGCCGGCCAGTATCAGTCCAATATTTTTTGCAGGTTTGCCCGTTTGGGGATCATATTTTGAAAGCCAGGAGGTTAGGTCGGCCTTGTTAAGCATGTTGCCGATGGCGGTTACCGCTCCTGAAACGCTTGCCGGTGTAAACCATGCGTTATGATATTGTTCATTTTCAATAAGGGTGCTTAATGCTGCATCGGGCGATAAGATTTGCCTCCCCAGCTCCGAAAATGATTTTATTGAGTTTTTTGGATTAATTTTTGACATATATATGTTAGGGGATTAAACCCTTAAAGCCTTTTTTTGTTATATTTGTGCGCTTGCAATTTGCAGGCAAAGTTAATTGAGATTATTAGATATTTAGAAATATGGCGATTAAAATCACCGACGAATGCATAA
It contains:
- the pyrF gene encoding orotidine-5'-phosphate decarboxylase translates to MSRQELIEQIKKKKSFLCVGLDPDINKIPEFLRSYPDPILEFNKRIIDATQDLCIAYKPNAAFYEAYGIKGLQSLIDTYKYLPKDCLSIIDAKRGDIGNTSDKYAKAFFDEQSGGMSFDAITITPYMGNDSVTPYLAYDGKWVIILALTSSVGSKDFQYLQTGDGYLYENVIKKANTWAGADRIMYVVGATKSTEFTNIRVYAPDNFLLVPGVGAQGGSLEEVCKYGITKDCGLIVNSSRSILYAANGEDFADAARAEALSLQQQMQVELEKAGVI
- the pssA gene encoding CDP-diacylglycerol--serine O-phosphatidyltransferase, whose translation is MKRRVKKHLPNAITCANLFSGCIGIVFAFQGNLIVAAYAIFLSSIFDFFDGLASRVLNSYSFIGKDLDSLADMVSFGVLPSVIMYELFLKAPQIDSVSHLLNFVAFLLPVFSALRLAKFNNDTRQSDSFIGLPTPANAILIASLPLIVQQYDALAHYILNPYFLTVLVLIMCTLLVSEIPLMSLKFKNRDFNKNIFRYLLLLFSAILILFFKFVAVPVVIFIYITLSLIQTKLTNDKVPG
- the rho gene encoding transcription termination factor Rho, yielding MSDKIELNDKLVSELREIARNLGIAEADELRKAQLVARIIEQQQLIEAARAQQNLVESNYTPTPAPGEGPAETAEKPRKRARVIKTKDSSKPRIEVPLDDTNLFDAQDDEPSQEDPETEVPAVTAETEAPQAGEAVTRTEEVVPETRPQKFERRVNSNNQNQQKAQEPPINLDFDNVIVNEGVLEIMPDGYGFLRSSDYNYLTSPDDIYVSQSQIKLFGLKTGDTVRGSIRPPKEGEKYFPLVRVEAINGRIPAEVRDRVPFDHLTPLFPSEKLSLFTDPNNYSTRIMDLFSPIGKGQRGLIVAQPKTGKTMLLKDVANAIAKNHPEVYLIILLIDERPEEVTDMARSVRAEVVSSTFDEPAERHVKIANIVLEKAKRMVECGHDVVILLDSITRLARAYNTVAPASGKILSGGVDANALHKPKRFFGAARNIEDGGSLTIIATALTETGSKMDEVIFEEFKGTGNMELQLDRKLSNKRIFPAIDITASSTRRDDLLLDRETLQRIWILRNHLADMNSQESMEFLQAQIRGTKTNEEFLISMNS
- the dnaJ gene encoding molecular chaperone DnaJ yields the protein MAKRDYYDVLGVAKGASADDIKKAYRKMAIKYHPDKNQGDKEAEEKFKEAAEAYEVLSTPEKRQRYDQFGHAANASSPNGGGYGGGGMNMDDIFSQFGDIFGGGSPFEGFFGGGGRQSGGGGRRVARGSNLRIKVRLTLEEIANGAEKKIKVNKQIICKTCDGSGAKDKSSFQTCKTCGGSGAVRRVTNTILGQMQTTSTCPTCNGEGSTILSKCTVCHGDGVVRGEELITIQVPAGVSEGMQLSMSGKGNAAPRGGVPGDLIILIEEVPHETLKRDGNNVIYDLHVNFVDATLGTSIEVPTIDGKAKIKIDPGTQGGKILRLKGKGLPEVNSYHRGDQLVHINIWTPKALSREEREILEKLQSSPNFKPNPGKNEKSFFERMKEYFE
- a CDS encoding acyl-CoA reductase — encoded protein: MSKINPKNSIKSFSELGRQILSPDAALSTLIENEQYHNAWFTPASVSGAVTAIGNMLNKADLTSWLSKYDPQTGKPAKNIGLILAGNIPLVGFHDVLCVIASGNKALIKASSQDARLIKAVLEKLVAIDADFAGSFSFVDRLEGFDAIIATGSNNSSRYFDYYFGKVPNIIRKNRNSIAVLSGKETAGDLFNLGHDILDYYGLGCRNVSKILVPEGYDFTFFFESIEDHKAIINHHKYNNNYDYNKSIYLVNGDKHFDNGFLMVKEDERLTSPLSVLFFNYYRDMAEVENMIDQNAENIQCIVSTLPLQVTSQVVGFGQSQQPKLWDYADGVDTMEFLSSL
- a CDS encoding nucleotide exchange factor GrpE; translated protein: MKFNDMLKKKKKENTDNTENINEVNKEQLQDEGQEQAPVTEATEPQQETAAPTAEEKLKDELAQANDKYLRLYAEFDNFRRRTIKEREEARKTEGKDVIVALLPVLDDFERAQRAMDKATEVAPVKEGVTLIQNKLRNILGQKGLKEMTSIGNAFDADLHEAITNIPAPTDDLKGKVMDEMEKGYTLNDKVIRFAKVVVGA
- a CDS encoding ATP-binding cassette domain-containing protein, with protein sequence MIGNSIIKLNNVDIFQQAHLVLSNVDLHVDKGDFVWLIGQTGSGKSSLLKVIYGDLGIKAGTGHACGYELSKLPSRDIPYLRRKLGIVFQDFQLLTDRTIEQNLNFVMRATGWNDKKLIADKALDVLEKVGLRSKLKKMPHELSGGEQQRVVIARALLNDPEIILADEPTGNLDPETSEEIVLLLKQISQSGTAVLVATHDYHIIRAFPSRIIKCENGKVLEDVEI
- a CDS encoding fructose-6-phosphate aldolase, producing the protein MYIIKVKGVAKIPDYVQLRDDKFTLLAYFRVDRPDKSLDKVGLGDKADQIMNIIKDLPFGQILKLEL
- a CDS encoding transposase, giving the protein MRRTAATDELYFVTLTVTDWVDVFTRRIYNDFIIQNLKYCQQNKKLNIYAYVLMTNHLHMVANVEEGSLSDVLRDFKTYTSKELIKLIINNPSESRRSWLLNAFEFSGRRNPLNKNHQFWQNGNHPVLLYSNDVIQQKIDYIHDNPVRAGFVGSAHEYWYSSANPESPLEVIY